Proteins co-encoded in one Capsicum annuum cultivar UCD-10X-F1 chromosome 9, UCD10Xv1.1, whole genome shotgun sequence genomic window:
- the LOC107842741 gene encoding 40S ribosomal protein S9-2, producing the protein MVHVNFYRNYGKTFKKPRRPYEKERLDAELKLVGEYGLRCKRELWRVQYALSRIRNAARMLLTLDEKDPRRIFEGEALLRRMNRYGLLDESQNKLDYVLALTVENFLERRLQTLVFKTGMAKSIHHARVLIRQRHIRVGRQVVNVPSFMVRVDSQKHIDFSLTSPFGGGRPGRVKRKNQKAAVKKAAGGDGDEEDDE; encoded by the exons ATGGAAAAACCTTTAAGAAGCCTCGACGCCCATATGAGAAAGAGCGATTGGACGCAGAGTTGAAGCTTGTCGGAGAATATGGATTAAGGTGCAAGAGAGAGCTTTGGAGAGTTCAGTATGCGTTGAGCCGTATCAGAAATGCTGCAAGAATGCTTCTGACCTTGGATGAGAAAGACCCACGCCGTATTTTTGAAGGTGAAGCACTCTTGAGAAGGATGAACAGATATGGGTTATTGGATGAGAGCCAGAACAAGCTTGATTATGTCTTAGCCCTAACTGTGGAGAACTTTCTTGAGCGTCGTCTTCAAACCCTTGTCTTCAAGACTGGCATGGCCAAGTCAATCCATCATGCTAGAGTACTCATTAGACAAAGGCATATCAG AGTTGGTAGGCAGGTGGTGAATGTTCCTTCTTTTATGGTGAGAGTGGACTCCCAGAAGCACATTGACTTCTCTCTCACCAGTCCTTTCGGTGGTGGTCGCCCTGGAAGGGTGAAGCGAAAGAACCAAAAGGCTGCTGTAAAGAAGGCAGCTGGTGGTGatggagatgaggaagatgacGAATGA